Sequence from the Ectothiorhodospira sp. BSL-9 genome:
CGATCCTATTGCACTTCCTCCAGCCGCCAGGCGCTGGCGACGCCGGCCAGGGTGAACAGGGACAGCACCAGGATGGCGGCGGCGGTGCCGGCCAGTTGGGCCACCATGCCGAACAGGCCGCCCACCAGCAGCAGGGCGCCGATGAGGGTATTGCTCACGGCGGTGTAGGCGGCGCGGGTCTCGGTGGTGGCCATGTCCACCAGATAGGTCTTGCGGCCCAGGCGGATGCCAGCGTGGGCGATGCCCATGATGAACAGGTAGCCGGCGAAGGCCCAGTGGGTGGCGGCCCAGTCCATGCCCAGGGTCACCAGGGCGAAGACCAGTACCCCCAGCAGTCCGGCCATGGCGCCGGACAGCATCAGCACCTGGCGACTGGAACGGTCCGAGAATCGCCCCCAGAAAGGGGCGCTGAGGGCACCGGCCAGCCCCATGGCCACAATCAGGATGCCCAGGCCGGAGATATCACCGGAGCCTTCCTGCTGGGCCAGGATCACGTAAAAGGGCAGGGCCAGGGCGGTGGTCATGAGCAGGGCCCGGGTGATCACGAAGTGCCGGAAGGGCCGATCCGTGCGCATCAGGCTCAGGGAACGCAGGCCCTCGGTGACGGCATTGCCACCCCCCTCGGTGGCTCCCGGCGCCTCCTGGAGGGCGGCAAACACCAGGGCGGCCAGCAGCCAGAGTCCGCCGGCGATCATGAGCAGGGCCACGAAGAAGCCGATGCCTGCATCCTCGCTGGCCTGAAAGGTGAGCCACACCCCCACTCCCAGGGTGACGACACCGGCCGCAGCAGCGGCATAGCCCATGAGGGTGCCGCGGCGCTGTTTGGCGATGGTCTTGCCCAGGACATCCTTGGAGGCCACGGAGTTGACCCCCCGGGACAGGGCAAACAGCGCCAGAAGACCGATGATGGCCCAGCCGGCGGCGGCCCCGGTAAGGGTGAGGGCCACCACGGCCATGAGCATGACGGCCACCCCCTGACCCACGCTGCCCCATACCCAGAACCACTTGCGCACCGCCGCGCGGCGGATGTAGGCGGCCACGAACAACTGCGGCAGCAGGGAACCGGATTCACGGATGGGGACCAGGAATCCGGCCAGCGCCGCCGGGGCGCCCAGGGCGGCCATGAGCCAGGCCAGCACCAGGCGGGCACTGGCCAGTTCATCACCGATCTTGGAGGCGGTGTTGGAGATCAGATGGACGAAGAAATTCGCCGGCTGCACCCGGCAGGCGGCGTCGGGGATGTCCTTGCAGACCCGGGCGTCCTCGTCTCCCGTGAGGGTCTCGTAGAGTTCCACCACGGGGCGCGAGGGCTGCTGGAAGGGCGGTTGTGCTGACATGGGCAGGATCCTTCAGTGGGCGCGTCACCTCTTGGGAAGGCTGGCGCCCTGGATTCGATGGTCCATGGATGGCGCGCGGGGTCAGCCGCGGCTGCGGTTCAGGGGGTTTGCTGGGTCCACCTCGTCACGGAAGGGGCGCTTGCGATCAATGTGGGTATATTGATAGACGTTGCCTATCCAGTTATTGATCACCGCCTCGGCCGTGTCGTGCCAGGTGTTGTCCAGTTGCTCGGTGATGAGCTGCTCGGGAAACTCCGGGGGTTCCTCGTTGCGGGCCAGGGCCAGGTTCAACTGTTCCCGGTGTTCTTCCAGGATTGCCTGGCTCTTGAGGCTGAAATAGTTCTGCACCACGGGCGGATAATCGGGACGCTCCCCCGCCGCATAGCGCTTGACCTCCCGCTTGTACTCCTTGAGCAGGCTGATGAGGTCGTACTCCGGGTGCCCCTGGAAGAAGACGATACGGAACTCGTCCTCGCTCACCGCCAGATGCACACCGGCTTCCTCGCTCTCTGCCAGCACCTTGAGCCCGGCGGCCTCGAACTGCTCGCGGGAAACGTGGTTGAAGCGGGAGTGGGGCACATCGAAGCGGGTATTCACGCCCGCCACCAGGGGGTGGGTGCGATCCACCACCCGATGGGAATACACCCCCCAGCGCTTGAACCCCAGCGGGCTGCGGGTCTGGCCGTAGCGGAA
This genomic interval carries:
- a CDS encoding MFS transporter, encoding MSAQPPFQQPSRPVVELYETLTGDEDARVCKDIPDAACRVQPANFFVHLISNTASKIGDELASARLVLAWLMAALGAPAALAGFLVPIRESGSLLPQLFVAAYIRRAAVRKWFWVWGSVGQGVAVMLMAVVALTLTGAAAGWAIIGLLALFALSRGVNSVASKDVLGKTIAKQRRGTLMGYAAAAAGVVTLGVGVWLTFQASEDAGIGFFVALLMIAGGLWLLAALVFAALQEAPGATEGGGNAVTEGLRSLSLMRTDRPFRHFVITRALLMTTALALPFYVILAQQEGSGDISGLGILIVAMGLAGALSAPFWGRFSDRSSRQVLMLSGAMAGLLGVLVFALVTLGMDWAATHWAFAGYLFIMGIAHAGIRLGRKTYLVDMATTETRAAYTAVSNTLIGALLLVGGLFGMVAQLAGTAAAILVLSLFTLAGVASAWRLEEVQ
- a CDS encoding homoserine O-succinyltransferase, encoding MPLVANSELPTFSRLQQEGQTVLAGAYALRQDIRAMHIGLLNMMPDAALAATERQFFRLVGESNQIAQFYLHPFTLDALKRGPKGRQHVERYYEPWEQIQEQGLDALIITGANVTQPDLSLEPFWKPLIQVIDWAHENVTSTLCSCLATHAVMQFRYGQTRSPLGFKRWGVYSHRVVDRTHPLVAGVNTRFDVPHSRFNHVSREQFEAAGLKVLAESEEAGVHLAVSEDEFRIVFFQGHPEYDLISLLKEYKREVKRYAAGERPDYPPVVQNYFSLKSQAILEEHREQLNLALARNEEPPEFPEQLITEQLDNTWHDTAEAVINNWIGNVYQYTHIDRKRPFRDEVDPANPLNRSRG